In Phocoena sinus isolate mPhoSin1 chromosome X, mPhoSin1.pri, whole genome shotgun sequence, a genomic segment contains:
- the LOC116747523 gene encoding olfactory receptor 3A3-like, with protein sequence TPMYFFLANLSLLDTAYISTTVPQILVHLLAPVWVMPHHACLTQIFFLHFLAPWECCLRTATAYDHYAAICQPLCYLVLMGQRTRTGLASISCLLALTSALTHTILAALLKFCGPRLITHFSCDLPPLLKLSCSTTWANELALLFFSFLVALAPCALVVSFYIHVVAAVFRTHSAEGQRKAFSTRGAHITMVCIFYITSVLHCILPSSAHSGLRDRVLSVLYVGLAPMLNPIVYGTCETRPHSSTVRLAHT encoded by the coding sequence ACTCCCATGTATTTCTTCCTGGCCAACCTCTCGCTGCTGGATACTGCCTATATCTCCACCACGGTGCCCCAGATTCTAGTACATCTGCTGGCACCAGTGTGGGTCATGCCCCATCATGCTTGTCTCACCCAGATATTCTTTCTCCACTTCCTGGCTCCCTGGGAGTGCTGCCTGCGCACAGCCACGGCCTATGACCACTACGCAGCCAtctgccagccactgtgctaccTAGTCCTCATGGGCCAAAGGACCCGGACAGGACTGGCTTCAATCTCCTGCCTGCTTGCTTTGACCAGTGCCCTCACCCACACCATCCTTGCGGCTCTCCTCAAGTTCTGTGGACCCCGCCTTATCACCCACTTCTCTTGTGACCTCCCTCCACTGCTCAAACTCTCTTGCTCCACCACGTGGGCCAATGAACTTGCCCTGctcttcttcagttttctggTGGCTCTTGCACCCTGTGCCCTGGTTGTGAGCTTCTATATACATGTTGTCGCTGCAGTTTTCAGGACTCACTCTGCCGAGGGCCAAAGAAAAGCCTTTTCTACCCGTGGTGCTCACATCACCATGGTCTGTATTTTCTACATCACTTCAGTCCTCCACTGCATCCTTCCCAGCTCTGCACACTCTGGCTTGAGAGACCGGGTTCTTTCtgtgctgtatgtgggcctcgcTCCCATGCTCAACCCCATCGTCTATGGCACATGCGAAACAAGGCCACACTCTTCCACAGTGCGGCTGGCACATACCTGA
- the LOC116747274 gene encoding translation initiation factor IF-2-like, with translation MCVNGVCRHRTQRALAVWAGGREMLVLGVVAVGVAKTVMMEHLPRQHAAALVATQSPESAYCLGLTGELVKLPGSLGERPARPVPREATTHPVGLSGACLRRRTGRSQREGAELQEGALVSQPTAERADGETSGPKTESEAERAAAMQAAEAEAGAGRMAGGAEGLDSQGGSGGRGCRGGPRSGGAAAAANDGALCAAPAQHSPGPGGHPASTARRPGSRPHVFALSVPFPSTLEAEIAHGSLAPDAELHHGAVGKELTVSGSVLAVHWRAEDSHLLQISIVNFLDQLSLVIRTMQRFGPPVAR, from the exons ATGTGCGTGAACGGAGTCTGCCGGCACAGAACCCAGAGAGCTCTGGCAgtgtgggctggagggagggagatgctgGTGCTGGGGGTGGTGGCGGTGGGCGTGGCGAAGACGGTGATGATGGAGCATCTCCCCCGCCAGCACGCAGCAGCTCTGGTGGCTACG caAAGCCCAGAATCAGCCTACTGCCTTGGCCTGACAGGTGAACTGGTGAAGCTGCCAG GGAGTCTTGGAGAACGCCCAGCCAGGCCGGTTCCGCGGGAAGCCACCACGCACCCCGTCGGCCTCAGCGGGGCCTGTTTGCGCAGGCGCACGGGGCGGAGTCAGCGCGAGGGGGCGGAGCTTCAGGAAGGAGCCCTTGTCTCTCAGCCGACCGCGGAGAGAGCGGATGGGGAGACCAGCGGCCCGAAGACAGAGTCGGAGGCAGAGCGCGCTGCAGCCATGCAGGCGGCAGAGGCGGAAGCAGGCGCAGGCAGGATGGCGGGCGGCGCTGAAGGCCTGGACAGCCAGGGGGGCAGCGGGGGCAGGGGGTGCCGGGGCGGCCCTCGCAGCGGGGGTGCTGCTGCCGCTGCAAACGACGGAGCTCTGTGTGCCGCGCCGGCACAGCACTCTCCGGGGCCGGGCGGACACCCCGCGTCCACAGCCAGAAGGCCGGGAAGCCGGCCACACGTATT CGCCCTAAGTGTGCCTTTCCCGTCCACCTTGGAGGCGGAGATCGCCCATGGGTCCCTGGCCCCAGATGCCGAACTGCACCATGGGGCTGTTGGGAAGGAGCTCACAGTAAGCGGCAGCGTCCTGGCGGT CCACTGGAGAGCTGAAGATTCCCACCTCCTCCAAATTTCCATCGTCAACTTTCTTGACCAGCTTTCTCTGGTGATACGGACCATGCAGCGCTTTGGGCCCCCCGTTGCACGCTAA